A part of Bacteroidia bacterium genomic DNA contains:
- a CDS encoding glycosyltransferase, producing the protein MKLMILTSRFPYPLEKGDKLRIYHQIRVLSQKHEIVLCSLTDQSISNEDFEALKPFCSQVFTFPLTRPGIIWHLIMTIFSGHPFQVGYFFRQSVKKQLDRILAAEKPDAVFCQLIRMYPYTQNWDLPLILDYMDCFSVGMNRRAEHASSWLRPFFKWEAQKLSQAEIYASRQSGVRTIISEQDRQLLPEEAQAGVSIIPNGIDTQYFSRKEKPPKPEYLVVFVGNLGYFPNVTAARFLVRKIMPEIWKQIPDARVLLAGARPTSGVTILEKDPRVSVSGWVEDIRDAYTQGEVFVAPLFTGSGQQNKILEAMAMGIPCVTTPLVNNAIGAETNTEILLADTAESFAAQVIRIYRDKNLHQTLSNKGVSFVKNHFSWETSVQKLETLLKQ; encoded by the coding sequence ATGAAGCTGATGATTCTCACCTCACGATTTCCGTATCCACTTGAAAAAGGGGACAAACTTCGTATCTATCATCAGATACGGGTGCTGAGTCAGAAACACGAAATTGTACTTTGCTCACTTACAGACCAGTCGATAAGTAACGAAGATTTTGAAGCGTTGAAACCATTCTGCTCGCAGGTCTTCACCTTTCCACTTACACGGCCCGGCATTATCTGGCACCTGATCATGACCATATTTTCCGGTCATCCGTTTCAGGTAGGGTATTTTTTCAGGCAATCAGTAAAAAAACAGCTCGATAGGATATTAGCAGCAGAAAAACCCGATGCCGTATTCTGTCAGTTGATACGGATGTATCCATATACTCAAAACTGGGATTTGCCGCTGATACTGGATTATATGGATTGTTTTTCGGTAGGTATGAATCGCCGGGCCGAACATGCAAGCTCCTGGCTTCGTCCATTTTTTAAGTGGGAAGCCCAAAAATTATCACAGGCAGAAATATATGCTTCCCGGCAATCGGGTGTGCGAACCATTATTTCGGAGCAGGACCGGCAGTTGTTGCCAGAGGAGGCCCAGGCAGGCGTAAGCATTATCCCCAACGGGATAGATACGCAATATTTTTCCCGGAAGGAAAAGCCCCCAAAGCCAGAATACCTTGTAGTATTTGTCGGGAACCTGGGCTATTTCCCCAATGTCACGGCAGCGCGGTTTCTGGTACGGAAAATCATGCCCGAAATATGGAAACAGATTCCTGATGCCAGGGTATTATTGGCCGGAGCACGTCCCACCTCAGGGGTAACGATATTGGAAAAAGACCCCAGAGTCTCTGTTTCAGGTTGGGTTGAAGATATCAGAGACGCCTATACCCAGGGAGAAGTTTTTGTCGCGCCATTATTCACGGGAAGCGGCCAGCAGAATAAAATCCTCGAGGCTATGGCTATGGGCATTCCCTGCGTAACAACCCCGCTGGTCAATAACGCCATAGGTGCAGAAACAAATACAGAAATCCTGCTTGCCGACACCGCAGAATCCTTTGCCGCGCAGGTCATTCGCATTTATAGAGATAAAAATTTACATCAGACCTTAAGCAATAAAGGGGTATCTTTCGTAAAGAACCATTTTAGTTGGGAAACATCAGTGCAAAAGCTGGAAACTTTGCTGAAACAATAA
- a CDS encoding ABC transporter transmembrane domain-containing protein has protein sequence MMTIRIMADIMKNEEVEKKKITKEGLKKLTGIYRYILPYRWYFVLGLFFLLLSTGATLTFPYFLGELVDAAKPRFMADVVLPELQKEVLLGGELSEADIDKLLNARETDNAQVRQQIETLRKSAEAGEKISREDLDKAIAPPEAGVKLSESKINYTALILAGILSIQAIFSFLRIFLFAQVSERAMADIRLDLYRRIITLPIPFFEQRRVGELNSRISADVSQLQDMLSFSLAEFLRQILTFVIGVVILVVMISTKLTLFMMGTFPLIIVAALIFGRYIRKLSKSTQDLLAESNTIVEETFQSVSIVKAFANELLETIKYKTALGKVVRTALRAAVFRGAFVSFIFVALFGGIILVIWFGAHMINSGEIAIGQLVSFILYTTFIGGSVAGMGDLYGQLQKTIGASERIREIMGETPELILAEEETAAAKIEGNIAFREVGFSYPARPEVAVLKSFSLDIAAGEKIALVGQSGAGKSTVTQLLMRFYPVENGQILVDGKSINDYDLAAFRKNLGVVPQEVILFGGSIKENIAYGRPNATEEEIMAAAIKANAWDFIQGFPEKLDTIVGERGIKLSGGQRQRIAIARAILKDPAILILDEATSSLDAESESLVQSALNKLMEGRTTIIIAHRLSTIRQVDRIYVLNEGKIIESGSHEELSILQAGAYSNLLKLQLEG, from the coding sequence ATGATGACGATTCGGATTATGGCGGATATTATGAAGAATGAAGAAGTTGAAAAAAAGAAAATTACCAAAGAAGGGCTCAAGAAGCTGACGGGTATATACCGCTATATACTTCCCTATCGCTGGTATTTTGTTTTGGGATTGTTTTTTCTGCTGCTTTCTACGGGTGCGACACTGACATTCCCTTATTTTTTGGGAGAACTGGTCGATGCAGCCAAGCCGCGGTTTATGGCGGATGTGGTTCTGCCTGAACTCCAAAAAGAAGTACTGCTTGGAGGCGAACTATCAGAAGCGGACATAGACAAGCTGCTCAACGCACGGGAAACCGACAATGCCCAGGTGCGCCAGCAAATAGAGACACTCCGGAAATCTGCGGAAGCCGGAGAAAAAATATCCCGGGAAGATCTTGATAAAGCCATCGCACCGCCGGAGGCAGGGGTAAAACTCTCTGAAAGCAAAATCAATTATACAGCACTTATACTCGCCGGTATTCTCAGTATTCAGGCAATTTTTTCTTTCCTGAGAATATTTCTCTTTGCCCAGGTAAGTGAGCGTGCCATGGCCGATATCAGGCTTGATCTTTACCGAAGGATTATCACCCTCCCGATTCCTTTCTTTGAGCAGCGTCGTGTCGGTGAACTTAATAGCCGCATTTCCGCGGATGTGTCCCAGCTTCAGGATATGTTGTCTTTTTCTTTGGCAGAGTTTCTGCGGCAGATTCTGACTTTTGTTATAGGAGTCGTGATTCTGGTCGTAATGATATCAACCAAACTTACGCTCTTTATGATGGGCACTTTTCCGCTGATCATCGTTGCCGCCCTGATATTTGGAAGATATATCCGCAAGCTTTCCAAATCCACACAAGATCTTCTCGCCGAGTCCAATACCATTGTCGAAGAGACTTTTCAGTCTGTTTCGATCGTCAAAGCCTTCGCCAATGAGTTGCTTGAAACCATAAAATATAAAACTGCCCTCGGGAAAGTTGTGCGTACAGCGCTACGGGCAGCTGTATTTCGCGGCGCGTTTGTCTCATTTATTTTCGTGGCCCTCTTTGGCGGAATCATCCTCGTCATCTGGTTTGGCGCCCATATGATCAATTCAGGAGAAATTGCCATCGGCCAGTTGGTGTCATTTATCCTCTACACAACCTTCATCGGAGGTTCTGTTGCGGGTATGGGAGATCTTTATGGCCAGCTACAGAAAACGATCGGCGCTTCCGAACGAATCAGAGAGATCATGGGTGAAACGCCCGAGCTTATTCTAGCCGAAGAAGAAACTGCTGCGGCAAAAATCGAAGGGAATATCGCCTTTCGCGAGGTAGGCTTTTCTTATCCGGCGAGGCCCGAAGTTGCTGTATTAAAATCATTTAGCCTCGACATTGCTGCGGGAGAAAAGATCGCCCTCGTAGGGCAGAGTGGTGCAGGAAAATCTACCGTTACCCAGCTATTGATGCGATTTTATCCGGTGGAGAACGGGCAGATTCTTGTGGACGGAAAAAGTATCAACGACTATGACCTGGCTGCTTTCCGCAAAAACCTTGGCGTCGTACCTCAGGAGGTGATACTTTTTGGCGGCAGTATCAAGGAAAATATTGCCTACGGCAGACCGAATGCAACAGAAGAAGAAATCATGGCCGCTGCAATCAAGGCCAATGCATGGGACTTTATTCAGGGTTTTCCGGAGAAACTCGATACCATTGTAGGAGAAAGAGGCATCAAGCTATCAGGAGGCCAGCGGCAGCGCATTGCGATTGCCCGGGCGATACTGAAAGATCCCGCCATCCTCATCCTCGATGAGGCCACCAGTTCACTCGACGCCGAGTCTGAAAGCCTGGTTCAGTCCGCTCTCAATAAGCTGATGGAAGGCCGTACCACCATTATCATTGCACACCGGCTTTCCACAATCCGGCAGGTGGACCGGATCTATGTGCTGAATGAAGGAAAAATTATCGAGTCGGGTTCACATGAGGAGCTTTCCATACTTCAGGCAGGTGCATACAGCAACCTGCTCAAACTTCAGTTGGAAGGATAA